A single Nicotiana tabacum cultivar K326 chromosome 5, ASM71507v2, whole genome shotgun sequence DNA region contains:
- the LOC142180771 gene encoding putative late blight resistance protein homolog R1A-10 yields MEEDFNTILDCLTSQTYELIVISIVGMGGIVKSTLARKVYDDSSIRHRFDTCAWVTVSENYNERQVLLDVVSSIISDRTDESNIKMSNGQLAEIVYRGLKCRRFLVVIDDLWSTEALDHMRRMYNKSRIILTTRLKYVADYASCPEFPPHNMSFLSFDDSWNLFNERLFQEQPYPSKLEEIGKRIVQQCRGLPLSIVVIAGLLGKMDLSHDNWRKVEENLNSFFGTISEQFRTILSMSYNRLSQHLKACFLYIGGFPEDIEISVPKLIRLWIGEQFVKARRDKRLELVAEEYLEELIEV; encoded by the coding sequence ATGGAGGAAGACTTCAACACCATATTAGATTGCCTCACTTCCCAAACATATGAGCTAATTGTCATATCAATTGTTGGTATGGGCGGTATCGTTAAGTCAACTCTTGCTAGAAAAGTTTATGATGATTCATCAATTCGACATCGATTTGATACATGTGCATGGGTTACTGTCTCTGAAAACTACAATGAGAGACAAGTGCTTCTTGATGTTGTCTCTTCAATCATCTCGGATAGGACTGATGAAAGCAATATAAAAATGAGCAATGGTCAACTAGCGGAGATTGTGTATAGAGGTTTGAAGTGTAGGAGATTTCTAGTTGTCATAGATGATCTTTGGAGTACTGAGGCCTTGGACCACATGCGAAGAATGTATAATAAAAGCCGGATTATATTAACCACTAGGCTCAAATATGTTGCTGATTATGCCAGCTGCCCCGAGTTTCCTCCTCATAATATGTCTTTTCTAAGTTTCGATGATAGTTGGAATCTATTTAACGAAAGACTATTCCAAGAACAACCTTATCCTTCTAAACTAGAAGAAATAGGGAAGCGTATCGTACAACAATGTCGAGGATTGCCTCTATCAATCGTTGTCATTGCTGGACTTCTTGGAAAGATGGACCTGAGCCATGATAATTGGAGGAAAGTTGAGGAAAATTTGAACTCATTCTTTGGTACGATTTCTGAACAATTCCGAACAATTCTTTCTATGAGCTACAATCGCTTGTCCCAACACTTGAAGGCTTGCTTTCTCTATATAGGAGGTTTTCCTGAAGACATAGAGATTAGTGTTCCAAAGTTGATTAGGCTATGGATTGGTGAGCAATTCGTGAAGGCAAGAAGGGATAAAAGGTTAGAGTTGGTGGCTGAGGAGTATCTAGAAGAGTTAATAGAAGTCTAA
- the LOC107791401 gene encoding uncharacterized protein LOC107791401 yields the protein MNPQAFIRLSIGSLGLRVRGTATGAKSGISVLSSPCVCEIRLRGFPVQTTSIPLVSSPEAIPDTNNTASSFYLQESDLKALLEPGCLLKHHACLEIVVFTGRKGTHCGVGIKRQQIGTFKLEVGPEWGDGKPVILFNGWIGIGKNKRLNRNLGAELHLRVKLDPDPRYIFQFEDKTKLSPQIVQLQGTIKQPIFSCKFSQDRVSPRDPLSHFWSSSSDSSELDIDKRERKGWKVKIHDLSGSAVAAAFITTPFVPSTGCDWVARSNPGAWLIVRSDVCRPESWQPWGKLEAWRERGIRDSICCRFHLLSEEQEYADLLMSEILISAEKGGEFYIDTDRQVRAASSPLHSPRGSGDFTALSPVAGGFVMSCRVQGEGKCSKPLVQLAMRHVTCVEDVAIFMALAAAVDLSIEACRPFRRKLRRSASHSW from the exons ATGAATCCTCAGGCTTTCATCAGGCTCTCAATAGGGTCACTAGGGTTGAGAGTGCGTGGGACAGCTACTGGTGCAAAATCAGGGATAAGTGTGCTATCTTCTCCTTGTGTATGTGAGATCCGTCTTCGAGGTTTTCCTGTGCAGACAACATCTATTCCCCTGGTATCTTCTCCTGAAGCTATTCCAGATACTAACAATACAGCCTCCAGTTTTTATCTTCAAGAATCTGATCTGAAAGCATTACTAGAACCTGGCTGTTTATTAAAGCATCACGCATGTCTAGAGATTGTTGTTTTCACAGGACGCAAAGGAACTCACTGTGGTGTTGGTATTAAAAGGCAGCAGATTGGGACATTTAAGTTGGAAGTGGGTCCTGAGTGGGGTGACGGAAAGCCAGTCATTCTGTTCAATGGATGGATAGGCATTGGCAAGAACAAGCGGCTAAATAGAAACCTTGGAGCAGAGCTTCATTTAAGAGTGAAGCTGGACCCTGATCCAAGATACATTTTCCAGTTTGAAGATAAGACAAAACTAAGTCCTCAAATTGTTCAGCTTCAAGGAACTATCAAGCAACCTATATTTAGTTGCAAGTTTAGTCAAGACCG GGTATCCCCACGAGATCCGTTGAGTCATTTTTGGTCAAGCTCTAGTGATAGCTCTGAACTTGACATTGATAAAAGAGAAAGGAAAGGATGGAAGGTGAAGATTCATGATCTCTCTGGCTCGGCTGTTGCAGCAGCCTTCATAACAACTCCTTTTGTGCCATCAACAGGTTGTGATTGGGTGGCCAGATCCAACCCAGGAGCTTGGTTGATTGTTCGCTCTGATGTTTGCAGGCCTGAAAGCTGGCAGCCATGGGGAAAGCTTGAAGCATGGCGTGAACGTGGGATCAGAGACTCCATCTGCTGTCGCTTTCATCTGCTATCTGAGGAACAGGAATACGCGGATCTTCTCATGTCCGAGATCTTGATCAGTGCTGAAAAGGGTGGGGAGTTCTACATAGACACGGACAGACAGGTTCGAGCAGCATCAAGTCCATTGCATAGTCCAAGAGGCAGTGGAGATTTCACGGCACTAAGTCCTGTAGCAGGCGGGTTTGTCATGAGCTGTCGGGTGCAAGGGGAAGGGAAATGTAGCAAGCCCCTCGTGCAACTTGCCATGCGACATGTGACCTGTGTGGAGGATGTTGCCATTTTCATGGCTCTTGCAGCTGCAGTTGATCTGAGCATCGAAGCATGCAGGCCTTTTCGCAGAAAGCTCCGTAGAAGTGCTAGCCATTCCTGGTGA
- the LOC142180772 gene encoding uncharacterized protein LOC142180772: protein MPIPKKFRMPDIPKYNGTTDPNEHITSYTCRIKGNDLNDNEIESVLLKKFGETLSKGAMIWYNNLAPNSIDSFAMLANTFVEAYVGAIKVATRKSDVFKIKQRNDEMLREFIPRFQMERIELPPVSDDWAVQTFMQGLNERSSITASIIEAELD from the coding sequence ATGCCCATTCCTAAGAAATTTCGCATGCCCGATATACCGAAATATAATGGAACAACTGACCCTAACGAGCACATAACTTCATACACTTGTAggattaaaggaaatgatttgaaTGACAATGAAATCGAGTCAGTTTtgctgaaaaagtttggagaaacacTATCAAAGGGAGCCATGATCTGGTATAATAACTTGgctcctaactctattgattcatttgctatgctagCAAATACCTTTGTGGAAGCATAtgtcggggccataaaggtggccaCGAGAAAATCGGACGTCTTCAAGATAAAGCAGAGGAACGACGAGATGTTAAGGGAGTTCATACCCCGGTTTCAGATGGAAAGAATAGAGTTACCACCGGTCTCTGATGACTGGGCAGTACAGACCTTTATGCAGGGTCTGAATGAAAGGAGCTCAATCACCGCTTCGATAattgaagcagaacttgattga